CTTCGCTTTCGCTGTAAGGCAAGGTGTCGTAGGCCTGGCGCTCGCCACCTTCGAGTTCGCGCTGGCCGCGCGGTGCACCGAAGTAGATGCCGCCGGTCAGCTCACGGACGATGAGGATATCCAGGCCCGAGACGATTTCCGGCTTCAGCGAGGAGGCATCAGCCAGTTGCGGATAGAGAATGGCCGGGCGCAGGTTGGCGAACAGGCCCAGTTGCGAACGGATCTTCAGCAGGCCGCGCTCCGGGCGGATGTCACGCTCGATCTTGTCCCATTTCGGGCCACCGACGGCGCCCAGCAGCACGGCATCGGCCTTGCGCGCACGCTCCAGGGTCTCGTCAGCCAGTGGCACGCCGTGCTTGTCGATGGCTGCGCCACCGATCACGTCGTGCTCAAGGCTGACGCCGAGCTGGAACTTGTCGTTGGCCAGCTCCAGCACCTTGACCGCTTCGGCCATGATTTCCGGGCCAATACCATCACCTGGGAGAATCAGAATCTGCTTGCTCATGCTTTCCTCTATCCATTCAAGCGATGCGGCCGGTTCGGCCGCACCGAAAAAAACTTAGCGCTCGGCCCACAACACGATGACATCGGTGCTGAACGAGCCATCGGTTTCGATCTGGTAATACTGCCGCACTTCTTCGCCCATCGCCTGTTGCAACTGGCGAATCGCCACGCGCAGCGGTTCGGGCGTGCGCATACGCTCCACCCACGACGCCCACTCCAGGCGCAGGCGCTGGCGCGTGTGGCTGCGCACGTGCAGGCCGGCCTCGCTGACCAGGCGCTGCCACTGGGCAGCAGAATAATCGCGCACGTGGCTGGTGTCGCGCAGCACTTCCACCGACTGCAAGTAGGTGTCGAGCAGCGGGCTGCCCGGCGACATCACGTCGATGAACGCCGCAACCCCACCCGGCTTGAGCACCCGGCGCACTTCACGCAAGGCCAGGCCAACATCGCTCCAGTGGTGCGCCGAGTAACGGCTGAAGACGAAGTCGAACGACGCATCGGCGAACGGCAGGCGCTCGGCGGCGCCATGGGCGGTCTTGATGTTGCCCAGGCCACGCTCGGTAGCTGCGCTGGCCACTACGTCGAGCATCGCTTGCGACAGATCGTAGGCGACCACTTCGGCGACCAGCGGTGCGACGTGGAAGCTGACGTGACCGGCACCACACCCCAGGTCCAGCACGCGGGCGCTGCCCTGCCCTGCCAGCTCTGCCTGCAGCAGGGCGAATTCGCTGCCTTGGGCATGCACGGCGCTGCTGAGGTAGGCATTGGCCTGTTCGCCGAACTGGCGTTGGACCACATCGGTGTGGGTAGTGCTGGTCATGGGGTGTTCCTTCTGGTTTGAGGCTGCTTGTACGGCCGCTATCGCCGGCAAGCCGGCGCCCACAGAAACCCCACGCGCCCAAAGCGCTGTGCAGTACCTGTGGGAGCCGGCTTGCCGGCGATGAGGCCAGCAAACCCAATTACATCATTCAGGCATCACGAAACAACCAAGGCTGCCCGGCGCGGTGCTTGCCTTCGAAGGCCTTGATCGCATCGCTGTCCTGCAGGGTCAGGCCGATGTCGTCGAGGCCATTGAGCAGGCAATGCTTGCGGAAGGCGTCGATCTCGAAATGCAGCACCTTGCCATCCGGACGGGTCACCGCCTGCGCCTGCAGGTCAATGGTCAGCTGGTAGCCCGGGCTGGCTTCGACCTGCTTGAACAACTCGTCGACTTCCTCATCGCTGAGGATGATCGGCAACAGGCCGTTCTTGAAGCTGTTGTTGAAAAAGATGTCGGCGAAGCTCGGCGCGATCACGCTGCGGAAGCCGTACTCGTCCAATGCCCACGGTGCGTGCTCACGGCTCGAACCGCAGCCGAAGTTCTCCCGCGCCAGCAGGACGCTGGCACCCTGGTAACGCGCGTGGTTGAGCACGAAGTCCTGGTTCAGCGGGCGCTTGCTGTTGTCCTGGTAGGGCTGGCCCACATCCAGGTAGCGCCACTCGTCGAACAGGTTCGGGCCGAAGCCGGTGCGCTTGATCGACTTGAGAAACTGCTTGGGAATGATCTGGTCGGTATCGACGTTGGCACGATCCAACGGGGCGACAAGGCCAGTGTGCTGGGTAAAGGCTTTCATGCTGCGCTCCCTTGGATCAACTCGCGGACATCGATGAAGTGGCCAGTTACCGCGGCAGCGGCGGCCATGGCCGGGCTGACCAGGTGAGTACGACCACCGGCGCCCTGACGGCCTTCGAAGTTGCGGTTGGAGGTGGACGCGCAATGCTCGCCGCTTTCCAGGCGGTCCGGGTTCATGGCCAGGCACATCGAGCAACCCGGCTCACGCCATTCGAAACCGGCTTCGAGGAAGACCTTGTCCAGGCCTTCACGCTCGGCCTGGGCCTTGACCAGGCCGGAGCCCGGTACTACCAGCGCCTGCTTGACGTTGGCAGCGACCTTGCGGCCTTTGGCGATTTCCGCGGCAGCGCGCAGGTCTTCGATACGCGAGTTGGTGCACGACCCGATGAACACGCGGTCGAGCTTGATATCGGTGATCGCCTGGTTGGCATCCAGGCCCATGTACTTGAGGGCGCGCTCGATCGAGCCACGCTTGATCAAGTCAGGTTCGGCAGCCGGGTCCGGTACACGCTGGTCGACGGCCAGGACCATCTCGGGCGAAGTGCCCCAGCTCACCTGCGGCTTGATCTGCGCGGCATCCAGTTCAACCACGGTGTCGAATACCGCATCGGCATCCGAAACCAGGCCTTTCCAAGCCTCGGCAGCCTGTTTCCACTGCTCGCCCTTGGGCGCATACGGGCGGCCTTCGACATAGGCGATGGTGGTGTCATCCACTGCCACGAGGCCGACACGGGCACCGGCTTCGATCGACATGTTGCAGATGGTCATGCGGCCTTCCATCGACAACTCGCGGATGGCGCTGCCGGCGAACTCCATGGCGTGGCCGTTGCCACCGGCAGTGCCGATCTTGCCGATCACGGCGAGAACGATGTCTTTGGCGGTGACGCCGGCCGGCAACTGGCCTTCGACCCGCACCAGCATGTTCTTCATCTTCTTGGCGACCAGGCATTGGGTGGCGAGCACGTGCTCGACCTCGGAGGTGCCGATGCCATGGGCCAAGGCACCGAAGGCGCCATGGGTGGAGGTGTGCGAGTCGCCGCAGACCACGGTCATGCCTGGCAAGGTAGCGCCCTGCTCCGGGCTGATGACGTGGACGATGCCCTGGCGCACGTCGTTCATCTTGAATTCGACGATGCCGTATTCGTCACAGTTTTCATCGAGGGTCTGCACCTGCAGGCGCGACACCTGGTCGACGATGGCCTCGATGCCGCCCTTGCGTTCCGGCGTGGTCGGCACGTTGTGGTCGGGGGTGGCGATGTTGGCGTCGATGCGCCATGGCTGGCGTTTGGCCAGGCGCAGGCCTTCGAAGGCCTGCGGCGACGTCACTTCATGGATGATGTGGCGGTCGATGTAGATCAAGGACGAGCCGTCATCACGGCGCTTGACCTCATGAGCTTCCCAGAGTTTGTCGTAGAGCGTTTTGCCAGCCATCAGACTGTTCCTCATCAGCGTCTTTCTATGCCAAAGACCCCTTGGCTTGTACGGACGATGCTATGGCGATAGATTGAATAACTCAAATTCATAATTTTTATGCTTTGGATAACCAACAGGAATTCTAACCATGGACTTGGCCAACCTCAGCGCCTTTATCGCCATTGCCGAAACCGGCAGCTTCTCCGGCGCCGCCGAACGCCTTTTCCTGACTCAGCCAGCCATCAGCAAACGCATCGCTGGGCTGGAGCAGCAACTGGATGTGCGCCTGTTCGATCGCCTCGGCCGTGAAGTGACCCTGACCGAAGCGGGCCGGGCACTGTTGCCTCGCGCCTATCAGATCCTCAACGTGCTCG
The Pseudomonas sp. KU43P genome window above contains:
- a CDS encoding class I SAM-dependent methyltransferase, which encodes MTSTTHTDVVQRQFGEQANAYLSSAVHAQGSEFALLQAELAGQGSARVLDLGCGAGHVSFHVAPLVAEVVAYDLSQAMLDVVASAATERGLGNIKTAHGAAERLPFADASFDFVFSRYSAHHWSDVGLALREVRRVLKPGGVAAFIDVMSPGSPLLDTYLQSVEVLRDTSHVRDYSAAQWQRLVSEAGLHVRSHTRQRLRLEWASWVERMRTPEPLRVAIRQLQQAMGEEVRQYYQIETDGSFSTDVIVLWAER
- the leuD gene encoding 3-isopropylmalate dehydratase small subunit — encoded protein: MKAFTQHTGLVAPLDRANVDTDQIIPKQFLKSIKRTGFGPNLFDEWRYLDVGQPYQDNSKRPLNQDFVLNHARYQGASVLLARENFGCGSSREHAPWALDEYGFRSVIAPSFADIFFNNSFKNGLLPIILSDEEVDELFKQVEASPGYQLTIDLQAQAVTRPDGKVLHFEIDAFRKHCLLNGLDDIGLTLQDSDAIKAFEGKHRAGQPWLFRDA
- the leuC gene encoding 3-isopropylmalate dehydratase large subunit, coding for MAGKTLYDKLWEAHEVKRRDDGSSLIYIDRHIIHEVTSPQAFEGLRLAKRQPWRIDANIATPDHNVPTTPERKGGIEAIVDQVSRLQVQTLDENCDEYGIVEFKMNDVRQGIVHVISPEQGATLPGMTVVCGDSHTSTHGAFGALAHGIGTSEVEHVLATQCLVAKKMKNMLVRVEGQLPAGVTAKDIVLAVIGKIGTAGGNGHAMEFAGSAIRELSMEGRMTICNMSIEAGARVGLVAVDDTTIAYVEGRPYAPKGEQWKQAAEAWKGLVSDADAVFDTVVELDAAQIKPQVSWGTSPEMVLAVDQRVPDPAAEPDLIKRGSIERALKYMGLDANQAITDIKLDRVFIGSCTNSRIEDLRAAAEIAKGRKVAANVKQALVVPGSGLVKAQAEREGLDKVFLEAGFEWREPGCSMCLAMNPDRLESGEHCASTSNRNFEGRQGAGGRTHLVSPAMAAAAAVTGHFIDVRELIQGSAA